A region from the Pseudomonas sp. P8_229 genome encodes:
- a CDS encoding TatD family hydrolase, with the protein MPKYFDPHIHMVSRTTDDYQNMAAAGITGVIEPAFWQGQARTSVGSFIDYFDTLLGWERFRASMFGIHHFCTIGLNPKEANDLSVANEVLEILPRYLVKDGVVAVGEIGYDDITPEEDRFLAAQLELARQFNLPVLVHTPHRDKIGGTKRTLAVIREVGINESLVIIDHLNELTLPLVLDSDCWRGHSIYPNTKMSEQRMVALLQQYGTEKMVVNSAADWGISDPLKVPKTGQAMLAAGFSEAQVEQVLFHNPVDFFAQSGQLDKTLVSTPLPIDQRRQYQENSALRGQEPVIK; encoded by the coding sequence ATGCCCAAGTATTTCGACCCGCACATTCATATGGTCAGCCGCACCACTGATGACTACCAGAACATGGCCGCCGCCGGAATTACCGGGGTGATCGAGCCAGCCTTCTGGCAAGGTCAGGCCAGAACCAGTGTCGGCAGTTTCATTGATTACTTCGACACCCTGTTGGGCTGGGAGCGCTTTCGCGCCAGCATGTTTGGCATCCATCACTTCTGCACCATCGGTCTCAATCCCAAGGAGGCCAATGACTTGTCGGTGGCCAACGAGGTGCTGGAGATTCTGCCGCGTTATCTGGTGAAGGACGGCGTCGTGGCGGTCGGCGAAATCGGCTACGACGACATCACGCCCGAGGAAGATCGTTTTCTCGCGGCGCAGTTGGAGCTGGCCAGACAATTCAATCTGCCGGTGCTGGTACACACGCCGCACCGCGACAAGATCGGCGGTACCAAGCGGACGTTGGCGGTGATTCGCGAGGTGGGGATCAACGAGAGTCTGGTGATCATCGATCACCTCAATGAACTGACCCTGCCGTTGGTGCTGGACAGCGACTGCTGGCGCGGTCACTCGATCTATCCCAACACCAAAATGTCGGAACAACGGATGGTCGCCCTGCTCCAGCAATACGGCACCGAGAAAATGGTGGTCAACAGTGCTGCCGACTGGGGCATCAGCGATCCGCTCAAAGTGCCGAAAACCGGTCAGGCGATGTTGGCGGCCGGCTTCAGTGAAGCCCAGGTCGAGCAGGTGCTGTTCCACAACCCCGTCGATTTTTTCGCCCAGAGCGGCCAACTGGATAAAACCTTGGTCAGCACCCCGCTGCCCATCGATCAGCGCCGGCAGTATCAGGAAAACTCCGCCCTGCGTGGCCAGGAACCGGTGATCAAATGA